The Bos indicus isolate NIAB-ARS_2022 breed Sahiwal x Tharparkar chromosome X, NIAB-ARS_B.indTharparkar_mat_pri_1.0, whole genome shotgun sequence genome has a window encoding:
- the LOC139181186 gene encoding melanoma-associated antigen 10-like encodes MSALSKPEEDLQDPGEAQGPVEAQPLGAEVGEAASHLASYHPASSSTPVEALPQEILDEMKANLMKFLLLKYRAKKLTSPAEMLNKVFRDNQEYFPVVFSQALECLQVVFGVEVKEVDPTEHLYVMVPTLGLTCDEMLSDGQGLPKAGLLVLVLSVIMWSGDPAPAEVVWGALSRMGMYVGREHCIFGEPRELLTQVWVREGYLEYRQVPDSDPARYEFLWGPRAYAETSKQQVMAFVLRVRQRALRAFPLLSEEAAREEE; translated from the coding sequence ATGAGTGCACTCAGCAAACCCGAGGAAGACCTTCAAGACCCAGGCGAGGCCCAGGGCCCTGTAGAGGCGCAGCCCTTGGGGGCTGAGGTGGGGGAGGCTGCATCCCACTTGGCCTCCTACCACCCAGCATCCTCCTCCACTCCTGTGGAGGCCTTGCCCCAAGAAATTCTGGATGAGATGAAGGCTAACCTTATGAAGTTCCTGCTCCTCAAGTATCGAGCCAAGAAGCTGACCTCCCCAGCAGAAATGCTGAATAAGGTCTTCAGGGATAACCAGGAGTACTTCCCGGTGGTCTTCAGTCAAGCCTTAGAGTGCCTGCAGGTGGTCTTTGGTGTGGAGGTGAAGGAGGTGGATCCCACAGAGCACCTCTACGTCATGGTCCCGACACTGGGCCTCACCTGCGATGAGATGCTGAGCGATGGGCAGGGCCTGCCCAAGGCCGGCCTCCTGGTGCTGGTCCTCAGCGTGATCATGTGGAGTGGAGACCCGGCCCCTGCGGAGGTGGTCTGGGGAGCACTCAGCAGGATGGGGATGTATGTTGGGAGGGAGCACTGCATCTTTGGGGAGCCCAGGGAGCTGCTGACCCAAGTGTGGGTGCGGGAGGGGTACCTAGAGTACCGGCAGGTGCCTGACAGTGATCCTGCTCGCTATGAGTTCCTGTGGGGTCCCCGGGCCTATGCGGAGACCAGCAAACAGCAAGTCATGGCATTTGTGCTCAGGGTCAGACAAAGGGCTTTGAGGGCCTTCCCACTCCTGTCTGAAGAGGCTGCAAGGGAGGAGGAATAG